One Peribacillus simplex NBRC 15720 = DSM 1321 genomic region harbors:
- a CDS encoding ABC transporter permease: MADKVHLTEDMFQPAEDNFKEAEKIARPTVSYWSDVWRRFKENKLAMTGFVLIILLVLMAIFGPYINGYTYYGQDFEKKNLSPNSEHWFGTDSSGRDLFTRAWYGARISLFIGLMAALIDFLIGVLYGGISAIRGGRTDNIMMRFAEVIYAIPYLLMVILMMVVLKPGILPIIIAMSITGWIPMARLVRGQVLQLKENEYIHAATISGANTSWTLRKHMIPNTMGPILVNLTLTVPTAIFAEATLSFLGLGVPAPQASWGTLTSDALGSILVGNFYQLLIPAILISLTMFAFNVAGDGLQDALDPKLRK; this comes from the coding sequence ATGGCAGATAAAGTGCATTTAACCGAAGATATGTTCCAACCCGCAGAAGACAACTTTAAGGAAGCTGAAAAAATAGCCAGACCTACAGTTTCATATTGGTCTGACGTCTGGCGTCGGTTTAAAGAAAATAAACTGGCGATGACGGGATTTGTTCTTATAATCCTCTTGGTCTTGATGGCGATTTTTGGTCCATATATTAACGGATATACTTATTATGGACAAGATTTCGAGAAAAAGAATCTTAGCCCAAATAGCGAACATTGGTTTGGAACGGATTCATCAGGAAGGGATCTATTTACGAGAGCTTGGTATGGTGCGAGGATATCCTTGTTCATTGGATTGATGGCAGCGCTGATCGACTTTTTAATTGGTGTCCTTTATGGCGGGATTTCAGCCATTCGCGGTGGACGCACAGATAATATCATGATGCGGTTTGCTGAGGTAATCTATGCGATCCCATACCTATTGATGGTTATCTTAATGATGGTCGTATTAAAACCTGGTATTCTGCCGATCATAATTGCGATGTCGATTACAGGGTGGATTCCGATGGCGCGACTGGTACGGGGACAGGTTTTACAACTAAAAGAGAATGAATATATCCATGCTGCAACCATCTCTGGTGCCAATACGAGCTGGACATTAAGAAAGCACATGATTCCAAATACAATGGGACCGATCCTTGTCAATTTAACGTTGACTGTACCTACTGCTATTTTTGCCGAAGCTACACTTAGCTTTTTGGGACTGGGAGTGCCGGCTCCTCAGGCAAGCTGGGGAACATTGACAAGTGATGCCCTGGGAAGCATTCTGGTAGGGAATTTCTATCAACTTTTAATCCCTGCAATATTGATTTCCTTAACCATGTTCGCGTTCAATGTGGCTGGTGACGGATTGCAGGATGCCCTAGATCCAAAACTACGGAAATAA
- a CDS encoding ABC transporter ATP-binding protein has product MENLLEVNDLQITFHTYAGKVQAVRGVNFEVKKGEAVAIVGESGCGKSVTAKSIMRLLETPPAEYGKGSINFGGKDLLKMSEKEMQKIRGNEISMIFQDPMTSLNPTTKIGSQIMEGILKHNKNMSRNDAYERALETLKLVGIPQPEKRMQQYPHEFSGGMRQRAMIAMALACEPKLLIADEPTTALDVTIQAQILELMKDIQRRMDTSIILITHDLGVVAETCERVVVMYAGKVVETGTVEAIFSNPQHPYTRGLLKTVPRLDMEKTAPLVPIIGSPPDLLDPPKGCPFYPRCESAMKVCKDHDPELEVVEEGQTAACWLHHPMAKAAQVQASTNV; this is encoded by the coding sequence ATGGAGAACCTATTAGAAGTCAACGATTTACAAATCACCTTCCATACTTATGCAGGAAAAGTGCAAGCGGTTCGCGGCGTGAACTTTGAAGTGAAAAAAGGGGAAGCCGTTGCCATTGTTGGGGAGTCCGGATGCGGCAAAAGTGTTACAGCGAAATCTATCATGAGATTACTGGAAACTCCTCCAGCAGAGTATGGAAAAGGGTCGATAAACTTTGGCGGTAAAGACCTTCTTAAAATGAGTGAGAAGGAAATGCAGAAGATTCGTGGAAATGAAATCAGTATGATTTTCCAGGATCCGATGACTTCGCTCAATCCAACGACAAAAATCGGCAGCCAGATCATGGAAGGCATTTTAAAGCATAATAAAAACATGTCCCGAAATGATGCATACGAACGGGCGTTGGAAACGCTTAAACTGGTAGGTATTCCTCAGCCGGAAAAAAGGATGCAGCAATATCCGCATGAGTTTTCAGGTGGTATGCGCCAAAGGGCGATGATAGCGATGGCCCTTGCATGTGAACCGAAATTGCTGATTGCCGATGAACCTACAACTGCTTTGGATGTAACGATACAAGCGCAAATTTTGGAACTGATGAAAGATATCCAACGTAGAATGGATACTTCCATCATTTTAATCACTCATGATTTAGGTGTGGTTGCGGAAACTTGTGAACGGGTAGTCGTCATGTATGCAGGCAAGGTTGTTGAGACGGGTACAGTAGAAGCTATATTTTCAAACCCGCAGCATCCATATACAAGAGGACTGCTTAAAACGGTGCCAAGGCTGGATATGGAAAAAACGGCTCCGTTGGTTCCCATAATCGGTTCACCACCGGATTTATTGGATCCGCCAAAAGGATGCCCATTTTATCCAAGGTGTGAATCAGCAATGAAAGTGTGCAAAGACCATGATCCGGAGCTTGAAGTAGTGGAAGAAGGTCAGACAGCCGCATGCTGGCTGCACCACCCAATGGCAAAG